A region from the Papaver somniferum cultivar HN1 unplaced genomic scaffold, ASM357369v1 unplaced-scaffold_125, whole genome shotgun sequence genome encodes:
- the LOC113331552 gene encoding uncharacterized protein LOC113331552 produces the protein MDAPITFEADDVEEDMEDHNDPLILTLPIAGCNIKKILIDGGSSVNVLFYDTFKRMELNDEQLISSYHTIYVFNGAPTKPLGDIVLQINAGPMKIDTRFSVVDAPSPYNAIIGRRWVHKLKGIASTYHQCLRFPSPEGIMEIKGDQVTARECQAMQNQLNNELDEQRKSGRSRNK, from the coding sequence ATGGATGCACCGATCACTTTCGAGGCAGATGATGTGGAGGAAGACATGGAGGATCACAATGATCCTTTGATCCTCACACTTCCCATAGCAGGGTGCAACATCAAGAAGATCCTCATTGACGGAGGAAGTTCAGTCAACGTCTTGTTCTATGATACGTTCAAACGAATGGAGCTAAACGACGAGCAGCTGATATCTTCGTACCACACCATTTATGTATTCAACGGGGCTCCTACGAAACCATTGGGGGACATTGTTCTACAAATAAATGCAGGACCGATGAAGATAGACACCCgcttcagcgtggtagacgctcCTTCCCCCTACAATGCTATCATCGGACGaagatgggtacacaagctcaaggGGATAGCATCAACTTATCACCAGTGTCTTCGATTCCCATCACCCGAAGggataatggagatcaagggtgACCAGGTCACTGCTCGGGAATGCCAAGCTATGCAAAACCAGCTCAATAACGAGCTAGATGAGCAACGGAAATCCGGCAGAAGCCGGAACAAGTAA
- the LOC113331553 gene encoding uncharacterized protein LOC113331553, which produces MEDLRAEMMAEIKQLKARQGGGRLEEVMREANTTPPVPSLAKDEIPKKCPILAFECYDGSSDPAAHLRYYNRMLARWDQDDVVLCRYLPSSLKGSTLSWFDNLPPNSIGSYEQLTEKFLRTYMYNKAVHAGMDKLFSLAIRYKETTREYTDRWHKICQAIGNMDPVVSINFYKWGLDRMSPLFVEIHGSIPTTEEDLRVIIEKHARLEEIQRENPRAHDQKSHRINSTEQASGSKRSSIERSYEDRRERREGPRNDDRRFEDQVYTKLNTSYARILKEIKGRENLE; this is translated from the coding sequence ATGGAAGATCTTCGCgctgaaatgatggcagagatcaagcAGCTGAAGGCCAGGCAAGGAGGTGGAAGATTAGAGgaagtcatgagagaagctaatacTACTCCTCCAGTCCCAAGCTTAGCCAAAGATGAAATCCCCAAGAAATGTCCGATCCTAGCATTTGAATGCTACGATGGATCCAGCGATCCCGCGGCCCATCTTCGGTATTACAACCGTATGTTGGCCCGATGGGATCAGGACGACGtggtcctctgtagatatttaccttcaagcttgaagggatcgacTCTTTCCTGGTTTGATAACCTACCTCCCAACTCCATCGGATCGTATGAGCAACTCACCGAAAAGtttttaagaacttacatgtataaCAAGGCTGTCCACGCTGGGATGGACAAGTTATTCTCATTAGCCATCAGATACAAAGAGACGACCAGGGAATACACGGATAGATGGCATAAGATATGCCAGGCTATAGGGAATATGGACCCAGTGGTCAGCATTAACTTCTACAAGTGGGGTTTAGACAGGATGAGCCCGTTGTTTGTCGAGATTCATGGGAGCATACCCACAACGGAAGAGGATCTTCGAGTAATCATCGAAAAACACGCCAGGTTGGAAGAAATCCAACGAGAAAATCCGAGGGCCCATGATCAAAAATCTCATCGAATTAACTCCACAGAGCAGGCCAGCGGATCGAAAAGAAGTTCAATCGAACGCTCATACGAAGATaggagagaaagaagagaagGTCCTCGAAACGATGATCGAAGATTCGAAGATCAAGTCTACACGAAGCTAAACACAAGTTACGCTCGAATCTTAAAAGAAATTAAGGGTCGAGAAAACTTGGAATGA
- the LOC113331554 gene encoding YJU2 splicing factor homolog, with protein sequence MVLNTYFPPDFDPTKLPQTSRYCKKVQRVIMKLPMSIWCKNCGNHINRGTKFNSRKEDVAAGETDLGIQISRFYFKCNRCDAELVMKSDPNHSDYIFEFGATTNFQPLRSEDEVVLKRTPEFKRSVHSPLDIIDALEKWRHDAAQKENEKPLAAQEKKFILYLC encoded by the coding sequence ATGGTGCTCAATACGTACTTTCCACCAGATTTTGATCCCACAAAACTACCTCAGACGAGTAGATATTGTAAGAAAGTACAACGGGTAATAATGAAGCTTCCAATGAGTATTTGGTGCAAAAATTGTGGGAATCACATCAACAGAGGAACCAAGTTTAATTCCCGTAAAGAAGATGTAGCCGCCGGTGAGACGGATTTAGGGATTCAGATTTCTAGGTTCTACTTCAAGTGCAACAGATGCGATGCTGAATTGGTTATGAAGAGTGATCCAAACCATTCAGATTATATTTTTGAGTTTGGAGCAACCACAAATTTCCAGCCTCTCCGTTCTGAGGATGAGGTGGTGCTGAAAAGAACTCCAGAATTCAAGAGATCAGTACACAGCCCATTGGACATCATCGATGCTCTTGAAAAGTGGAGGCATGATGCTGCTCAGAAGGAAAACGAAAAGCCATTGGCGGCGCAGGAGAAAAAGTTCATATTATATCTCTGCTAA